The genomic stretch CACGTTACTGATGGAGAATTTGGAGCCGTCCTGCTTCTCCGCGTTCGTCATCGGCGAGTACACCCGCGTGGAGAAGGTGTTGGCCGCGGTGTCCACCTCCACCAGCCGCGTCAGGTTCGATGCGTTCTCGTGGTACGCCGTCAGGATTTGATGGATGGTGTTGCCGTGGACCCCCGTGCTGGCCCGGTATGCGGCATTGCCCGTGTGTCCGGAGAAGACGAACCGCACGTTGGCGTACTGCTTGATGAGCTGGTCGAACACGTACTGCGGGCTGTTGTTGCCATAACCGCCATTGCTCTGCTCGATGGCGCCGCTGCCGTTCAGGTGGGAGTGGGTGTTGATGATGACGTTGTGACGCGGATGTTGCGCCAGCACCGTCTTCGCCCAGTCCACGGCGCCCGTGCGGGCCCACAGCTCCAGGTTGAGCACCAACCAGTCCAGGCTGCCGGCGGAGAAGGTGTGGTAGGAGTTGTCGATTCTCCCCGGCTCGTAGACGCCACCCAGCGCGGTGAAGCGCGTGAGCGGGAAGTGCGTGTTGAAGGTGGTGGTGTCGCGCAGGTTGGCGTTGACGTTGCCCGGGCAGGCGCTGCCGCCGGGGCACACGGCCGCCGTGTCATGGTTGCCAATGGCGTAGACGTAGGGGAGGTCGGCGGCGTCCAGAATCTCGGTGGCTTCGCTGGCGCGCACGTACTGGATGTGGTCCGGCGTGTCCCAGTTCACGACGTCGCCCGTGTGCAGCACGAAGCGCAGGTCGAGCGAACTCCGGTTGTCCACCAGCCACTGGTACCGGTGGCTGAGCCTCGCGGGGGGCGTCGCGAGGACCTCGTTCTGCGTGTCGGGGATGACGGCGAAGGTGAACTTCGTGTCGACCGGCGGCGCGGACTCTGGTGCGGCGTAGAACTTGATGCCCTGGTCGACCCAGCCGGCGGAGGTGAGCGCATTGCGCTGGGCCTCGGTGATGGCGAAGCGGTGCTTGCGCAGCGTGGTGTTGGAGAAGCGGTACACGGGAACGAGGCACGCCGCCGCCGTCTTCGACGCGTAGAAGCCGACGTTCTCGTTCGTCGTGTAGCCCCCGTTCTGCATGAGGTCGTTCCGCTCGGCCTCATCGATGGTCCAGAAGTGCTCCTGCTGGCTGGGACTGTAGATGCGGTAGACGGGGGACAACCCCGTCCCCGTGGAGGCCGCGGCGAGGAAGGCCACACCCTGGTCTTCCGTGTAGCCCCAGGTGGTGGCGGCGTTGGCGGCCTCGTTCGCGTTGAGCGTGTAGAGGCTGTCTCCGTTGACCGGCTTGATGCGGTGATGGACGGCCCGGCTCAGTGAGGCGCAGTTCAGCGCGGACTCGGCGCTGGTGACCTCGGGCTGCGACTCAACCGGGCCGCCGCACGCCGCCAGCAGGCCCAGCAGTGCCATAGGGACCGCGGTTCTCAGGTGTCTCAAAGCTGTCTCCTCGCAAGGGGTGTGTCGCGGACAGGGATGGCCGCAAAACGCGTATTGCGAGGAAGTCAATAGCACCTGGGTTGCGGTCCTGGAAGACCCACCCTGGGCAGTGTCTACCGGTAACCAGTGGCGTCGGCGGGCTTGCCCGCGTCCTGGACCTCGACGACGTAGCGCCAGGCATCGGGCTGGCTGCCATCCAGGTCCGTGAAGCCGTAGACGCGTGCGAGCTGGCCGCTGGACAGGGACTGTCCGTTCCACCGGGCCTTGTCCGCGTCCGATGCCAGCGCGGCCACGGCACGGCCGACATAGGCCGGCGTCTCCGAGATGACGAAGTGGGGCTCCTTCACCGTCGCATCGCGCCAGTTCGCCTCCGTGACGCCGAAGTGCTCCAGCATGCCTTCGGAGCGCATCCAGCCCGGCGTCAGCGAGACGGCGGTGGCGCCATGGGGCTTCAGCTCCCGCGCCTGGCTCCACGCCAGCCGGAGGACGGAGGCCTTCGCGAGGTCATAGAACGTGGAGATGCGGTAGTTCGTCGCGTTGTAGTCGGCGGTGCCGTCGGTGACCTCGACCACGAGCCCTCCCGGGCGGCGGATGAGCAGCGGCAGGGCGAAGTGGCTGGTGATGAGGTGCGTGTCCACGCCCAGCCGGAGCAGCCGCAGCCCCTTGTCGAGCGAGTGCTCCCACACGCTCTTGTTCCACTCGAAGATGTGTTCGCCGCCCCAGATGTCGTTCACGAGCACGTCGAGCCGGCCCTGTTCCCGGTCGATGCGCTCCACCAGGGCCTTCACCTGTTCGGGCACCAGGTGGTCCGTTTGCACGGCGATGCCAATCCCACCCGCCGCCGTCACCTGTTCGGCGGTGTCCTCGATGGTCTCCGGCCGGTTCTGCTCCGAGCGCTGCGCCCGTGTCGTCCGGCCCGTGACGTAGACAGTGGCGCCCGCCGCGCCGAGCTGCACCGCGATGCCCCGGCCCGCCCCGCGCGTGCCGCCCGCGACCAGTGCCACGCGTCCCTTCAGGGAATCTTTCATGTCCCGCATGCCTGCCTCCTTCTGGAATGTGCGCACAACGGGGAGAGCCTACGGAGGATTGTTGACACCTCTTGTCATGATTGGGCGAGTTGGCGCGGTTCGCGCAAGAACGCACCGCAACCTTTTCACGGCTCACCTGTTCGACGTCTCGCGAGGAGGTTGCGTGATTCGACGACTCATTCTGGGCGCCGTCCTCTGTCTGCCGGGGGAAGCGCTCGCCAAACCGCCAGCGGGAGGCGTCGTCTGTGCCACCTATCCCTCGGCCCCCGCGTGCGCCGGACAACAGCCAGCCTGCACGCTCTGTCACACGGCCCCTCCGCAACGAAACGCCTTCGGGACCTCGCTGGAGCCGCACCTGGTTCCGGGCGCAGCGCGGCCGCTTTCGGATGGCGATTTCTCCATGGCCCTGCCTGCCGCGCTGCGCGCCGTCGAGCCAGAGGACGCGGATGGCGATGGCGTGACGAACGTGGAGGAGTTGTCGCGGGGCACGCTGCCCGGGGACCCGGCCAGTGTGCCCACGGAGCTAGGGGGCTGCGTGGCGGGGCAGAACCCCGATTACGACATCTGCCGCTACGACTTGCGCTTCGCCTACCGGCGCGTGCTGCTCGACTTCTGCGGACGGTCGCCGACCTACGCGGAGCTCCAGGCCTTCGCCGCGCGCGGGGACGACAGCAAGCGCGAGTTCATCGACGCGGAGTTGGAGCGCTGCACGGGCAGCGAGTTCTGGCGGGGCAAGGACGGGCAGCTCTGGAAGCTGGCCCACCCGAAGATCCGGCCCGTGGGCTCCATCAAGTCGGGCGAGGACGCGGGCCCGATTCCGCTCGCGGACTACTACGACGACTACGCGCTCTACGCCTACGCCCAGCTCGACCACCACGATGCGCGTGAGGTGATGACGGCGACCTACTACGTGAGCCGTCAGACGGAGCCCACGCGCTACACCGCGACGCCGTCATTGCCCTCCCAGTTCGTGGAAGAGAGCCGTCGCGCCGGCAACCTCACATCGGCGTGGAGTCTCACGTCCTTCGTGATGTTCACCGCGCTGCCTCGGAACGCCGCGTCCCAGAGCTACCGCGCCTACCTGGGGCTCGACATCGCGCTTCAGGAGGGGCTCTACAGCATTCCGGGTGAGCCTCGGGACTACGACGCCAAGGGTGTGCAGGCGTCTGCCTGCGCCGCCTGCCATGCGACGCTCGACCCGCTGAGCTATCCCTTCCGTAACTACAACGGCATCGCCGCCGGGGCGTCGGCGCGCTACGTGCCCGGCCGAATCGAGCGGTACTTCAGCACCGAGGCTCCCAACATCACCCAGATACCGGAGTCTGGCTTCCTGCTGGGCCAGCCCGTGAGGGACCTGCTCGAGTGGGCCCACGTCGGCGCCAACAGCGACGCCTTCGCCATCTCCGCCGTCACCGACTACTGGAAGCTGCTCGTGGGCCACCCTCCGACGGCGGAGGAGCAGGCCGAGTTCGTCACCCTGTGGCAGCGCTTCAAGGGCACGCATCAGTACAGCGTGCAGCGGATGCTTCATGACCTGATTCGCACGGAGGCCTACGGTGCGCCCTGAAACGCTGGTGGTCACCGCGGTGCTCGTGCTCGCTGGCTGCACGCAGCAGCCGATTGCCACGGTGCTGGACGTGGATGCTGGAGTCCCTCCGGTGGGGAACGAATCGGACGCGGGCACGCCCGTGGCTGTCGCCAGGTCGACCCGGAACAACCTTCGCTTCAAAGGGCCCGAACGACTGACGACGGACTTCGCGGCGGCGCTCGAGCTTCCTCCAGCGGGGCTGTGTAACGAGCTGGGACAGTACCCGTGCGCGACGTTCGTCCACACCGTGACGCTGGGCGGCGTGGACCCGTACCGGAGCGGCTTCTATGAGCCACTGCCCGTCACGGGGGTGACGACGCCCATCGCCGTGGAGCGGATGGCCCTGGCGGGCTGCACCCAGCGCGTCGCGCTCGATGTGAGCGCGCCAACGGCGGCCGTCATCTTCAAGGGCGTCGGATTGGATGCCCAGGGCCGACTGGAGGACCGGTCCGGGCCGCCGGTCCGAGCCGCCATCCACGCGCTCTACCAACGCGGCCTCCTGCGTGAGGCCGAGGAGGCAGAGGTGAATGCCTGGATTCAACTCGCCGCTGACATCGAATCCTCGGGCAGCACGCGTCCGGGCCGCGACTGGATGACCGCGGTCTGCTTCGCCGTCCTTTCCTCCGCTGAGTCCGTCTTCTTCTGAGGGAGCCTTCCATGTCACTTCGCAAAGATGGCCGGCTCTCGCGCCGGGAGTTGGTGAGGGCGATGTCTCTGTGCGCCGCGGGCTCGACGGTGTTGGGGCCGCTGTTGACTGGATGCCGCGAGGCGCTCGATACGCCCGATTCGCTGGGGCAGCGTGGCGGCGCCCGTCGGGCACGGCTCGACGGTAAGCCCCGCTTCCTCATCGTCGTGGGGGCGGCGGGCGGCGCCTCCATCATCGACAGCTTCCTGGCGGTCCGGGCGTCGGAGGCGGGGCCGGATGCGGCGCGGCTCAACACGTTCGCGGATGGTCAGGTGCAGAGCGTGCTGGACTCGCCTTTCAGGGCGGTTCAGGTGAGCAGTCCGCGGCTTGGAAACATCCCCGTGCCGGTGAGGACGGACCAGCTGCCTTTCGTGACGAAGCACAAGGCGTCGATGCTGGTGGCGACGTCGGTGGGGACATCGGTCAACCACGTCATCGCGCAGAAGCGGAGCCTGACGGGGAACTCGGCGTGGCGGGGAAGGACGCTTCAGGAGTGCGTGGCCTTGCAGTACGGCGCGGGCTTTCCCATCCCCAACGTGAACATGGGCATGGGCGGGTACGCGGAGCGGGGGACGGACACCTCCCTGCCCGCGCACTGCTACGGCGAGGTGGTGACGAATGCGTCGCTGTGGCCCCTGGGGCTCGACGGGCGCAAGGGGCTCAAGGACGTGCCGCCGGAAGACGTGGTGGCCCTGGCGCGCCAGACGCGGAACGCGCTCGATGCGAGGTCCGTCTTCGGCCAGACGTTCGAGAACGCGCCCGCGCTCCGGCGGTGGAATGAACAGCGCATCGTTGGGCAGCCCGCGCTGGAGATGAAGGACCTCATCAACCGCCTCAGCGTGCTGCCGGACGCGCCGCCGCGGATTCCCCTGTCCGAGTTCGGCCTGTCCAGCTCCCCGGACGGAGCGCGCCTTCGCGCGGCCTTTCCGGACTACTTCACGGACCCGGTGGAGGGCCAGGCGGCGCTGGCCTTCCTGCTGCTCAAGTACCGGGTGTCGGTGACGGTGACGCTGGGGCCTTCGTTCAACGTAGCGGTGGGCGGAGAGACTGGCATTGCCAACCCGCCTCTGGCGTTCGACTTCAGCCACAACGACCACCGGACCGGGCAAGCCTTCATGTGGGCGCGCGTCCTGGGCGTGGTGGACCGGCTCATCGGCCTGCTCAAGGAGGAGCCGTTCGACGAAGCGTCCGGTGAGAGTCTCTGGGACCGCACGCTCATCTATGTCGCCACTGAGTTCGGCCGCACACGGCCCCGTGCATTGAATGCCACCGAGTTCGGCACCGGGCATGACCTCAATAATGGCTTCCTGATGCTCTCACCCATGCTCCGGGGCAACACGGTGCTGGGGGGAATCGACTCGCGCACGACGTTGACCTACGGCTTCGACCCGCGCACGGGAGCGCCCGCCCAGGGGAAGCTGGCGTCGAACGAGGCGGACATCTTCTCCGGCATCCTGACGGCCATGGGCGTCGATACATCCGGCAGTGGGCTGCCCGATGCGAGCGGATTCCTGCCCACGTGACGGCACGCGCGGCTCAGCGCGCGGGGCACGTCAGCCCCGGCTCCGGCGCACCGCGGTCCTGGAGCTGCATCAGGCAACGAAGGGCGTCGGGGTCCGCGGAGTCAGCCAGGTACGTGCGGCGCCACAGCATCGCGGCCACTCTCCGGGGAAGCTGGGGATCCGGCGCCACCAGGGCCCGGCGGACGCCGTTACCTCCGCGAGGCGCTGCCGCTGCCGCGGCTTCGAGCTTTGCCACTTCGTCAGGACAGCCGTCCGGGCAGTTGTAGAGGAACACCGCGTGCCCGTGCTCCAGGTTGTGGACATAGAGGCAAGGGGCCACGGGCTCGGAGGAGACCCCGCACGGAGCCACGTTTCCGCAGTGGAGGCCGGAGTTGGGCGGATTCTCCCCGTTGCCGCACCCTTCACTCGAACAGCTGTCGAGGTGGTGCGAAGGGCTCGGCTCCGACAGCGGAAAGCTGAATCGCTCACACGCGTCGCCATCGTCGGAAGTGGTGTCGCCGCAGCCGGTGAGCGCGAGGAGCGTGAGGAGGGGGAGGAGAGGACGGGGCATCACGGCCGCGTCATACCGCATCAGCCCGGGAATGCGCCTCGCCGCTCCACGTCGATGTCGCGTAGGCCCTTGAAGCCCAGGCGGGCGGTGAAGCGGAGGAATTCCTCTCGGGACAGGCTGCCCCCGGTCGCGTTCGGAGAAAGCACGTCGAGGTCCACCTTCACGCGGCTGCGCACAGCGAAGTCCACGCGGCCCGGCAGGTAGCCCGCATTGGCGGCGATGATGATGTGCTCCGGGAGCCGCTGGGCCCAGCGCACCGCGACCTGCGGATGCACCTGGGCCTCCGAACTGAACAGCAGCAGCGCGACGGGGCTGGCGATGCGCGGCGGCGTCTTCGAGCACCGCAGCACCTCACGCTGCACCTCCAGCCGGCAGTCATGCAGCGTATCGACGCCGGGGACATTTCCCCGGGTGATGTCCGTGGCGCTTCCCGCCCGGAGGAGGACCTCCAGCGCCACCGGTGCCGCGAACCGGGAGGACCGCCGGGCCGCGTTCAGCAGGGCCACGGATTCCGTCACGGCGGTGCGTCCGGCTCGGCGGAGCGCGTCCTTGAGGAACGGGATGGGGGCATCCACGCCCTGATCCGCCACGGTGCCTAGAACGGCCAGCCATTCCAGTGGGCCCGGTACCACGTGGGGTGACACGAGCGCGTAGGCGAGCAGGCTGCAACTGACCGCGGGCTCCAGGTCCCTCGCGGAA from Myxococcus xanthus encodes the following:
- a CDS encoding metallophosphoesterase yields the protein MRHLRTAVPMALLGLLAACGGPVESQPEVTSAESALNCASLSRAVHHRIKPVNGDSLYTLNANEAANAATTWGYTEDQGVAFLAAASTGTGLSPVYRIYSPSQQEHFWTIDEAERNDLMQNGGYTTNENVGFYASKTAAACLVPVYRFSNTTLRKHRFAITEAQRNALTSAGWVDQGIKFYAAPESAPPVDTKFTFAVIPDTQNEVLATPPARLSHRYQWLVDNRSSLDLRFVLHTGDVVNWDTPDHIQYVRASEATEILDAADLPYVYAIGNHDTAAVCPGGSACPGNVNANLRDTTTFNTHFPLTRFTALGGVYEPGRIDNSYHTFSAGSLDWLVLNLELWARTGAVDWAKTVLAQHPRHNVIINTHSHLNGSGAIEQSNGGYGNNSPQYVFDQLIKQYANVRFVFSGHTGNAAYRASTGVHGNTIHQILTAYHENASNLTRLVEVDTAANTFSTRVYSPMTNAEKQDGSKFSISNVSWVR
- a CDS encoding SDR family oxidoreductase; the encoded protein is MRDMKDSLKGRVALVAGGTRGAGRGIAVQLGAAGATVYVTGRTTRAQRSEQNRPETIEDTAEQVTAAGGIGIAVQTDHLVPEQVKALVERIDREQGRLDVLVNDIWGGEHIFEWNKSVWEHSLDKGLRLLRLGVDTHLITSHFALPLLIRRPGGLVVEVTDGTADYNATNYRISTFYDLAKASVLRLAWSQARELKPHGATAVSLTPGWMRSEGMLEHFGVTEANWRDATVKEPHFVISETPAYVGRAVAALASDADKARWNGQSLSSGQLARVYGFTDLDGSQPDAWRYVVEVQDAGKPADATGYR
- a CDS encoding DUF3105 domain-containing protein, with protein sequence MRYDAAVMPRPLLPLLTLLALTGCGDTTSDDGDACERFSFPLSEPSPSHHLDSCSSEGCGNGENPPNSGLHCGNVAPCGVSSEPVAPCLYVHNLEHGHAVFLYNCPDGCPDEVAKLEAAAAAAPRGGNGVRRALVAPDPQLPRRVAAMLWRRTYLADSADPDALRCLMQLQDRGAPEPGLTCPAR